The Neochlamydia sp. AcF84 genome includes a region encoding these proteins:
- a CDS encoding NYN domain-containing protein, translating to MHYFIDGYNLMFRVLKAEKELQTHREIIIQDLSKKIHLLGLHATIIFDAHHQAGESSRTHLQQLEIIFTSAGETADERILQELKHSKNPRQETIITSDKKLAWLARRRHARTETVEDFLVWLNARYQKRLKHSKQQAPLEIKQKPLLRFPPQKALLSKPLASVEGCFEFYLQQFEISFQSMVNTHSIKKKEVTHQAKRDAKDSNRELDKELTMMERWQKAFERDPSLDEI from the coding sequence ATGCACTATTTCATTGATGGCTATAATTTAATGTTTCGCGTGTTAAAAGCCGAGAAGGAGCTGCAAACCCACAGAGAAATTATTATCCAAGACTTAAGTAAAAAAATTCATCTGCTTGGCCTCCATGCCACCATCATTTTTGATGCTCATCATCAAGCAGGAGAAAGTTCACGTACACATCTGCAACAACTAGAAATTATTTTTACAAGCGCGGGAGAAACCGCAGATGAACGTATCTTGCAGGAATTAAAACATAGTAAAAATCCTCGGCAAGAAACCATTATTACTTCTGATAAGAAGTTAGCTTGGCTAGCCCGAAGGCGACATGCTAGGACAGAAACTGTTGAAGATTTCTTAGTATGGCTGAATGCTCGCTATCAAAAAAGACTTAAACACTCTAAACAGCAGGCTCCTCTAGAGATTAAGCAAAAACCCCTCCTACGCTTTCCCCCCCAAAAAGCTCTTTTATCTAAGCCTCTTGCTTCAGTAGAAGGGTGCTTCGAATTTTATCTCCAGCAGTTTGAAATCTCTTTTCAATCGATGGTTAATACTCACTCCATCAAAAAAAAAGAAGTGACCCATCAAGCAAAAAGGGATGCTAAGGATTCTAATAGAGAATTAGATAAGGAATTAACAATGATGGAAAGATGGCAAAAAGCATTTGAACGAGATCCAAGCTTAGATGAAATTTAA
- the rdgB gene encoding RdgB/HAM1 family non-canonical purine NTP pyrophosphatase, with the protein MELILATQNVHKIRELRDMLKSYKEVAHLDIISLLNFPDYAALPEEGSSFKENVERKALHAAKKLGKWVLADDSGLVIPALKGAPGIYSARYSGLEATDGENRQKLLAEMQGLEDIERTGYFECWLSLASAEGIKKSVHATCEGLIINQERGRHGFGYDALFIKHDYDKTFAELDEQTKNRISHRRKAIEKLIPSLEMLKDC; encoded by the coding sequence ATGGAGCTTATTCTCGCCACTCAGAATGTCCATAAAATTCGTGAATTGCGAGACATGTTAAAATCTTATAAGGAAGTGGCACACTTAGATATTATATCTCTTCTTAATTTTCCAGATTATGCAGCCCTCCCGGAAGAAGGATCTTCTTTTAAAGAAAATGTTGAAAGAAAAGCCTTGCATGCTGCTAAAAAACTAGGCAAATGGGTGTTAGCAGATGACTCGGGACTGGTGATACCTGCCTTAAAGGGAGCGCCAGGAATCTATTCGGCCCGTTATTCAGGCTTAGAGGCAACCGATGGTGAAAATCGCCAAAAGCTTTTAGCCGAAATGCAGGGCTTAGAAGATATTGAACGAACAGGTTACTTTGAATGCTGGCTTTCCTTAGCTTCTGCCGAAGGGATAAAAAAAAGCGTGCATGCCACCTGTGAAGGACTCATTATCAATCAAGAGCGTGGACGTCATGGCTTTGGTTATGATGCTCTCTTTATTAAACATGATTATGACAAAACTTTTGCTGAGCTTGATGAACAGACCAAAAATAGGATTTCTCATCGCCGTAAAGCAATTGAAAAATTAATCCCTTCTCTTGAAATGCTCAAAGATTGCTGA
- a CDS encoding GreA/GreB family elongation factor, giving the protein MGYLEEFQALINHRNFAKFLQLWEEYCTCDIVEVEELDYLLKLIKTSDFAAPFGKVVETALPLWEKIEEPTGKYQIIKLLIDLQTTHTPRLAEIALEQINQRYQNDPLLNERLKLVGLRTKENFQSALANYDLLAHMAKGKFVFHTGGWGTGEIVDLSALREQVTIEFENVTGRKHLTYANAFKTLIPLEDNKFLARRFSNPDQLEQEAKENPVEVIKLLLRDLGPKNAAEIKEELCELVIPENEWAKWWQGTRNKIKKDPLIESPSQLKEPFRLRKAELTADERMDKALQNISSINEFIQSSYNFVRDLPNARKNQETKNTLKDKLLDLLSDPTIAPEQELQIYVFLESMFAHQVEGKTAESLIKIFKDVPQIINNIEIQALRKRVLSLVKDFRPDWPEIFLQVLFSNQQSPIRDYILKELNQGETKGLLKEKLSQMLNHPFESPETFVWYFQKIANKEDTTLPFHDKEGLTQFFEAFLVLLSHLESKVEYRDLVKKIYNMIINKRYALVRFILEGTSLEFIKEFLLLVSKCQTFTDHDNKILRSLAEVVHPTLAEAKHKKKHWDDNVIWTTEEGYMRIQERIRQIGTVEMVENAREVEAARALGDLRENSEYKFAVERRGRLQGELKVLSDQLKLARIITKEDILQNEVGIGSVVEVVDSAGNQTVYKILGPWDANPEEHILSFQSKYAQAMLGCKAGEAFKFRDENYSIAKISSFLGD; this is encoded by the coding sequence ATGGGTTATCTGGAGGAATTTCAGGCACTGATTAATCATCGAAACTTTGCCAAGTTCTTACAACTTTGGGAAGAATATTGCACCTGCGATATTGTGGAGGTAGAGGAGCTAGATTATTTGTTAAAATTAATAAAAACATCAGATTTTGCCGCTCCTTTTGGAAAAGTCGTTGAAACGGCTCTACCTCTCTGGGAAAAAATTGAGGAACCTACAGGAAAATATCAGATTATCAAGCTTCTTATCGATCTGCAGACAACTCATACGCCCCGCTTAGCAGAGATTGCTCTAGAACAAATCAACCAGCGCTATCAGAACGATCCATTGCTGAATGAAAGATTAAAATTAGTGGGTCTACGTACTAAAGAAAATTTTCAATCAGCTCTTGCTAATTATGATTTACTTGCCCATATGGCTAAGGGTAAGTTTGTATTCCATACAGGGGGATGGGGTACAGGAGAAATTGTAGACCTTTCTGCTCTTAGAGAGCAGGTAACGATAGAGTTTGAAAATGTAACCGGCCGTAAACACCTTACCTATGCTAATGCTTTCAAGACCTTAATCCCTTTAGAGGATAATAAATTTCTTGCCCGCCGTTTTTCTAATCCAGATCAACTTGAACAAGAAGCCAAAGAAAATCCAGTAGAGGTAATCAAACTCCTTCTTCGTGATCTAGGACCCAAAAATGCGGCAGAAATAAAAGAAGAACTTTGCGAGTTGGTGATTCCTGAAAATGAATGGGCCAAATGGTGGCAAGGAACCCGTAATAAAATAAAAAAAGATCCCCTGATAGAAAGTCCCTCCCAACTTAAAGAACCGTTCCGTCTAAGAAAAGCCGAGCTCACGGCTGATGAAAGAATGGACAAAGCTTTGCAAAATATTAGCAGCATTAATGAATTTATTCAGTCTTCTTATAATTTTGTCCGTGACCTGCCCAATGCGCGTAAAAATCAAGAAACCAAAAACACCTTAAAGGATAAGCTATTAGATCTTTTATCAGATCCCACGATAGCTCCCGAACAAGAACTACAGATCTATGTGTTTTTAGAGAGCATGTTTGCTCATCAGGTAGAGGGAAAAACAGCAGAAAGCTTAATTAAAATTTTCAAAGATGTCCCTCAAATTATCAATAATATCGAAATTCAGGCCTTAAGAAAACGAGTGTTAAGCCTTGTTAAAGATTTTCGCCCTGATTGGCCAGAAATATTCTTACAGGTGTTGTTTTCCAATCAGCAAAGCCCCATAAGGGATTATATTCTCAAAGAGCTCAACCAAGGCGAAACCAAGGGGTTACTAAAAGAGAAACTTTCTCAGATGCTTAATCACCCCTTTGAGTCCCCTGAAACATTTGTATGGTATTTCCAAAAGATAGCTAATAAGGAAGATACGACTCTTCCCTTCCATGATAAGGAAGGCTTGACTCAGTTTTTTGAAGCCTTCCTTGTTCTTCTAAGCCATCTAGAGAGTAAAGTAGAATATCGTGATTTAGTAAAGAAAATTTACAATATGATTATTAATAAGCGATATGCCTTAGTCCGCTTTATTCTGGAAGGTACTTCCTTAGAGTTCATCAAAGAATTCCTTCTTCTAGTATCAAAATGTCAAACTTTTACCGACCATGATAATAAAATTTTACGTTCGTTAGCTGAGGTGGTGCATCCTACCCTAGCAGAAGCTAAACATAAGAAAAAACATTGGGATGATAATGTCATTTGGACTACAGAAGAGGGATACATGCGTATCCAAGAAAGGATCAGACAAATTGGCACCGTAGAGATGGTAGAAAATGCCCGCGAAGTAGAAGCAGCTAGAGCATTAGGAGATTTACGAGAAAACTCTGAGTATAAATTTGCCGTCGAAAGAAGAGGACGTCTGCAAGGGGAGCTTAAAGTTCTATCAGATCAGCTTAAGCTTGCTCGCATCATTACTAAAGAAGATATTCTTCAAAACGAAGTGGGCATAGGAAGCGTAGTGGAGGTCGTAGATAGCGCCGGAAATCAAACGGTGTATAAGATTTTAGGACCCTGGGACGCTAATCCTGAAGAGCATATTCTTTCTTTTCAGTCCAAATATGCCCAAGCTATGCTAGGCTGCAAGGCAGGAGAGGCTTTTAAATTTAGAGACGAGAATTATTCTATCGCAAAAATTAGTAGTTTTTTAGGAGATTAA
- a CDS encoding glycosyltransferase has translation MVKKVDLITPYGSQYRVLHHFTKKLYEAWIRAGYEARFFEDATEALKIMLLDPPDLIVGFNGVPRHDQIPYSNILKKPYLSLIVDPFYHFLSEISSPYVIIGCDDFSSVTAFKNTNFHQAFFVPHAVESDLTTDSEVEKIFEVSMLVTFIDYEARREQWRLKYPLQVCEAMYEAVEQTFLNPQLAFIEATLGKVQWAYYNHPELRTAEVDIISLLKDVELYIKGKERIDILKAIHTVPVHVFGHSVDKVNWKSYFKNQSNIITHDAVTYEKSIEIMKQSKIVLNSSIKNKFGAHERIFTALAAGALVITNENDYLKNFFSHDVDIAFYQYHGLLNLNQMIVDYLADEDHRQQVAENGREIVMTYHTWDARIREFEKNLFPRIEAGMLKT, from the coding sequence ATGGTCAAAAAAGTCGATTTAATAACACCTTATGGCAGCCAATATAGGGTGCTTCATCATTTTACGAAAAAGCTGTATGAAGCCTGGATAAGAGCTGGCTATGAAGCTAGGTTTTTTGAAGATGCTACAGAAGCTTTAAAAATCATGCTTTTAGATCCACCGGACTTAATCGTAGGATTTAATGGGGTACCTCGTCATGATCAAATACCTTATAGCAATATCCTCAAAAAGCCTTACCTGAGCTTAATTGTCGATCCTTTTTATCATTTTTTAAGCGAAATTTCTTCTCCCTATGTGATTATAGGATGCGATGATTTTTCTAGTGTGACCGCTTTTAAAAATACCAATTTTCATCAGGCGTTCTTTGTTCCTCACGCTGTAGAATCAGATCTAACCACCGATTCTGAGGTTGAAAAAATCTTTGAGGTATCAATGCTTGTCACTTTCATCGATTACGAAGCACGACGAGAGCAATGGCGCCTTAAATACCCTTTACAGGTCTGCGAGGCGATGTATGAAGCGGTAGAGCAAACTTTTTTAAATCCCCAGTTAGCTTTTATTGAAGCTACCCTGGGAAAGGTTCAGTGGGCCTACTATAATCATCCTGAGTTACGTACTGCGGAGGTAGATATCATTAGCCTATTAAAAGATGTAGAACTCTATATTAAAGGAAAAGAGCGAATTGATATCCTTAAAGCTATTCACACAGTGCCTGTACATGTATTTGGCCATAGTGTTGACAAAGTAAATTGGAAAAGTTACTTTAAAAACCAAAGCAATATCATTACTCATGATGCTGTTACCTATGAAAAAAGTATCGAAATTATGAAACAAAGTAAAATCGTACTCAATAGCAGTATCAAAAATAAATTTGGAGCCCATGAGCGTATTTTTACTGCTTTGGCGGCAGGGGCCCTTGTCATTACTAATGAAAATGATTATTTAAAAAATTTCTTTTCCCATGATGTAGATATCGCCTTTTATCAATACCATGGTCTGCTCAATCTTAATCAAATGATCGTGGACTATTTAGCTGACGAAGATCACCGCCAACAGGTAGCAGAAAACGGCAGAGAAATTGTAATGACTTACCATACCTGGGACGCCCGCATTCGGGAGTTTGAAAAGAACCTTTTCCCTAGGATCGAAGCAGGTATGTTAAAAACCTGA